From a region of the Cololabis saira isolate AMF1-May2022 chromosome 8, fColSai1.1, whole genome shotgun sequence genome:
- the spryd3 gene encoding SPRY domain-containing protein 3, which translates to MDDINLHYRFLNWRRRIREIREVRAVRYRERLKRMLRDGDVLRYHGNSDEVGCFVAARPLSKRNRYFEVTIIDTGVRGMIAVGLVPQFYKLDHQPGWLPHSVAFHADDGKLYNGNTVGQQFGTKCCRGDRIGCGISLDSDEGQLTVFFTKNGNEVGSVEIPASPEALYPAVGMHSLGEEVLLDLNAEWGMEEDDGEMIVDSHEEDWARLHDVKVTGTLLKYVGKGKSIVDVGLAQARRPLNTRFHYFELEITDAGEKCYIALGLARRDYPKNRHPGWSRGSIAYHADDGKLFHGSGVGDPFGPRCFEGDIMGCGIMFPRDFNLDGGDDVDDWDIDVIPKPSEVQNDLYANNEEEEEEEEKDFDGRKVMVFFTRNGKVVGRREVALPVTGFYPTIGMMSTGEKVRVDLHPLSG; encoded by the exons ATGGACGACATAAACCTTCATTATCGTTTTCTGAACTGGAGGAGAAGAATTCGAGAAATTCGTGAGGTACGAGCGGTGCGTTACCGGGAGCGACTAAAGAGGATGCTGAGGGATGGAGATGTACTTAG GTATCATGGGAATTCGGATGAAGTTGGCTGTTTTGTGGCGGCCAGGCCGTTGTCAAAAAGGAACCGCTATTTTGAA GTGACTATCATCGATACAGGAGTGCGGGGAATGATTGCTGTTGGTTTGGTTCCTCAGTTCTACAAGCTGGACCATCAGCCAGGCTGGCTCCCACATTCTGTGGCTTTTCATGCCGATGATGGCAA GCTCTATAACGGCAACACTGTAGGCCAGCAGTTTGGTACAAAATGCTGCAGAGGTGACAGAATCGGTTGTGGAATATCCCTGGACTCTGACGAAGGACAGTTGACAGTGTTTTTTACCAAGAATGGTAATGAA GTTGGCAGTGTGGAGATCCCAGCATCTCCCGAGGCTCTGTACCCGGCAGTAGGCATGCACTCGTTGGGTGAAGAAGTGCTTCTGGACCTGAATGCTGAATGGGGCATGGAGGAGGACGACGGAGAGATGATAGTTGACAGTCATGAAGAGGACTGGGCTCGTCTGCATGACGTCAAAGTGACTGGCACT CTGCTGAAGTATGTGGGGAAAGGGAAGAGCATCGTGGACGTGGGCTTGGCTCAGGCCCGTCGACCTCTCAACACGCGCTTCCACTACTTTGAGCTGGAGATCACAGATGCTGGGGAGAAGTGTTATATCGCCCTGGGGCTGGCACGCAGG GACTACCCAAAAAACAGGCATCCAGGTTGGAGCAGAGGATCCATAGCTTATCACGCAG ATGATGGGAAGTTGTTCCACGGCAGTGGGGTTGGAGATCCGTTCGGGCCACGCTGCTTTGAAGGGGACATTATGGGCTGTGGGATCATGTTTCCACGTGACTTTAACCTGGATGGTGGAG ATGACGTGGACGACTGGGACATTGATGTGATTCCTAAGCCCAGCGAGGTCCAGAATGACTTATATGCAAAcaatgaagaagaggaggaggaggaggaaaaagatTTTGATGGGAGGAAGGTCATG GTATTTTTCACACGAAATGGAAAGGTGGTGGGAAGGAGGGAGGTGGCCTTACCAGTAACAGGTTTCTATCCCACTATTGGTATGATGAGCACTGGGGAGAAGGTCAGGGTGGATCTACACCCCCTCAGTGGCTGA
- the LOC133448718 gene encoding LIM domain and actin-binding protein 1-like isoform X2, whose product MRKYKSFESATTSLRSGNLSALKKRWEQTGNLNQDKTASIPPPTQSSIRRRPPALTRPASITEDAPPVKSPAPLTHQGGRPAASQIQPPPAAPEGEEHGGMDREEMSHSGRPEKIEEEAPTSPCATYEKPSVPLSRLKMKFEKFEDSTDKGLETTAPKTSAPVHEKHSPAPECNGESAEKPKAARKFCPPVRETCIACLKTVYPLERLVAHQHVYHKSCFRCVHCNTKLSLGNYASLHGNVYCKPHFSQLFKAKGNYDEGFGHRPHKELWEQKADGEEREETMKPKEKEAPAPVKAESPSDIQSPAPPEETSPQVKVTDLTALLETRVQTHASSGEKPQSPDKPAEKRRLRVAWPPPAGEDQSGAPASSPGTEGVPSGRPWRAKWPPEDEAQQPSFQSSERAELKSLRRSTSLKERSRAFTVASKSNPVTGLGSKERRRPPLRSLLEWRASLEEKKTSEGSPNENNHEVPQGKQLKKEERKMPETPSEDTVITSKTILEEDTEIPPGQKKESCKEEQNGKVAADEMAEEKASDMSPSPSPPLLPKQNRASQDVGFWEGDKEGSDAEEPSPEDIIKKNRCYDEDEDCEV is encoded by the exons ATGAGGAAATACAAG TCCTTTGAAAGTGCAACAACCTCCCTGCGCTCTGGCAACCTAAGTGCTCTGAAGAAGCGCTGGGAGCAAACAGGAAACCTAAATCAAGACAAGACTGCTTCTATTCCACCACCAACCCAGTCCAGCATTCGTCGCAGGCCCCCAGCGTTGACGAGGCCTGCGTCTATCACTGAGGACGCCCCCCCGGTGAAGAGCCCCGCCCCGCTGACCCATCAGGGAGGTCGGCCTGCAGCCAGTCAGATCCAGCCGCCACCCGCAGCGCCAGAGGGTGAAGAGCACGGAGGGATGGACAGGGAGGAGATGTCACACAGTGGAAGACCCGAGAAGATTGAAGAAGAAGCCCCGACGAGCCCATGTGCCACATATGAAAAACCCTCAGTGCCACTGAGTCGTCTGAAGATGAAGTTTGAGAAGTTTGAAGACTCTACGGACAAG GGTCTGGAGACGACGGCTCCAAAAACATCTGCCCCTGTACACGAGAAACACTCACCTGCCCCTGAGTGCAACG GTGAGAGCGCAGAGAAACCAAAAGCAGCCAGA AAGTTTTGCCCACCGGTGAGGGAGACGTGCATTGCTTGCCTGAAAACGGTGTACCCACTGGAGAGGCTGGTGGCTCATCAGCATGTTTACCACAAAAGCTGCTTTCGCTGTGTTCACTGCAACACGAAGCTCAG TCTTGGGAACTATGCGTCTCTTCATGGGAACGTCTACTGCAAGCCCcatttcagtcagctgttcaaAGCCAAAGGCAACTATGACGAAGGCTTCGGCCACCGTCCTCACAAAGAGCTGTGGGAGCAGAAGGCTGACGgagaagaaagggaggaaactatgaagccaaaagaaaaagaagcaccTGCACCAGTGAAAGCTGAGAGTCCCTCGGACATACAGTCACCAGCGCCGCCTGAGGAAACATCACCACAGGTTAAGGTGACTGACCTTACTGCCTTACTAGAGACCCGTGTGCAGACACATGCAAGCTCTGGAGAGAAACCTCAGTCTCCAGACAAGCCGGCTGAGAAACGCAGGCTGAGGGTTGCCTGGCCTCCCCCGGCCGGGGAGGACCAGTCTGGAGCGCCGGCATCCAGTCCAGGCACAGAGGGGGTTCCTTCAGGTCGGCCCTGGAGAGCCAAGTGGCCCCCAGAAGATGAAGCACAGCAGCCATCTTTCCAGAGCTCGGAGCGGGCTGAGCTGAAGAGCCTGAGGAGGAGCACTTCTCTGAAGGAACGCAGCCGCGCGTTTACAGTTGCATCCAAATCCAATCCCGTCACCGGTCTGGGTTCGAAGGAGCGTCGTCGTCCTCCTCTCAGGTCACTGCTGGAATGGAGAGCATCATtggaggaaaagaaaacatcTGAAGGAAGTCCAAACGAAAATAACCATGAGGTCCCACAGGGGAAACAGCTgaaaaaggaagagagaaagatgCCTGAAACACCAAGTGAAGATACAGTGATCACAAGTAAGACCATCTTAGAAGAGGACACGGAGATTCCACCTGGACAAAAGAAGGAAAGCTGCAAAGAGGAACAAAATGGAAAAGTGGCAGCAGATGAGATGGCTGAGGAAAAAGCCTCCGATATGTCACCTTCCCCTTCTCCACCTCTTCTGCCAAAGCAGAACCGTGCCTCCCAGGATGTGGGCTTCTGGGAAGGGGACAAAGAAGGAAGTGATGCAGAGGAGCCGAGTCCAGAGGATATCATCAAGAAGAACCGCTGTTACGATGAGGATGAGGACTGTGAAGTTTAA
- the LOC133448718 gene encoding LIM domain and actin-binding protein 1-like isoform X1 gives MESGPFNRRSWATQSLRVTAKEVSLVSGRGKTNAIAERFSKYQRAAEESSAEKKKGSFESATTSLRSGNLSALKKRWEQTGNLNQDKTASIPPPTQSSIRRRPPALTRPASITEDAPPVKSPAPLTHQGGRPAASQIQPPPAAPEGEEHGGMDREEMSHSGRPEKIEEEAPTSPCATYEKPSVPLSRLKMKFEKFEDSTDKGLETTAPKTSAPVHEKHSPAPECNGESAEKPKAARKFCPPVRETCIACLKTVYPLERLVAHQHVYHKSCFRCVHCNTKLSLGNYASLHGNVYCKPHFSQLFKAKGNYDEGFGHRPHKELWEQKADGEEREETMKPKEKEAPAPVKAESPSDIQSPAPPEETSPQVKVTDLTALLETRVQTHASSGEKPQSPDKPAEKRRLRVAWPPPAGEDQSGAPASSPGTEGVPSGRPWRAKWPPEDEAQQPSFQSSERAELKSLRRSTSLKERSRAFTVASKSNPVTGLGSKERRRPPLRSLLEWRASLEEKKTSEGSPNENNHEVPQGKQLKKEERKMPETPSEDTVITSKTILEEDTEIPPGQKKESCKEEQNGKVAADEMAEEKASDMSPSPSPPLLPKQNRASQDVGFWEGDKEGSDAEEPSPEDIIKKNRCYDEDEDCEV, from the exons ATGGAAAGCGGTCCGTTTAATCGGCGGTCCTGGGCGACGCAGTCCTTGCGTGTGACTGCCAAGGAGGTGTCTCTGGTCAGTGGACGAGGGAAAACCAATGCCATTGCAGAACGCTTCTCCAA ATACCAGAGAGCTGCTGAAGAGTCGAGtgcagaaaagaagaaaggt TCCTTTGAAAGTGCAACAACCTCCCTGCGCTCTGGCAACCTAAGTGCTCTGAAGAAGCGCTGGGAGCAAACAGGAAACCTAAATCAAGACAAGACTGCTTCTATTCCACCACCAACCCAGTCCAGCATTCGTCGCAGGCCCCCAGCGTTGACGAGGCCTGCGTCTATCACTGAGGACGCCCCCCCGGTGAAGAGCCCCGCCCCGCTGACCCATCAGGGAGGTCGGCCTGCAGCCAGTCAGATCCAGCCGCCACCCGCAGCGCCAGAGGGTGAAGAGCACGGAGGGATGGACAGGGAGGAGATGTCACACAGTGGAAGACCCGAGAAGATTGAAGAAGAAGCCCCGACGAGCCCATGTGCCACATATGAAAAACCCTCAGTGCCACTGAGTCGTCTGAAGATGAAGTTTGAGAAGTTTGAAGACTCTACGGACAAG GGTCTGGAGACGACGGCTCCAAAAACATCTGCCCCTGTACACGAGAAACACTCACCTGCCCCTGAGTGCAACG GTGAGAGCGCAGAGAAACCAAAAGCAGCCAGA AAGTTTTGCCCACCGGTGAGGGAGACGTGCATTGCTTGCCTGAAAACGGTGTACCCACTGGAGAGGCTGGTGGCTCATCAGCATGTTTACCACAAAAGCTGCTTTCGCTGTGTTCACTGCAACACGAAGCTCAG TCTTGGGAACTATGCGTCTCTTCATGGGAACGTCTACTGCAAGCCCcatttcagtcagctgttcaaAGCCAAAGGCAACTATGACGAAGGCTTCGGCCACCGTCCTCACAAAGAGCTGTGGGAGCAGAAGGCTGACGgagaagaaagggaggaaactatgaagccaaaagaaaaagaagcaccTGCACCAGTGAAAGCTGAGAGTCCCTCGGACATACAGTCACCAGCGCCGCCTGAGGAAACATCACCACAGGTTAAGGTGACTGACCTTACTGCCTTACTAGAGACCCGTGTGCAGACACATGCAAGCTCTGGAGAGAAACCTCAGTCTCCAGACAAGCCGGCTGAGAAACGCAGGCTGAGGGTTGCCTGGCCTCCCCCGGCCGGGGAGGACCAGTCTGGAGCGCCGGCATCCAGTCCAGGCACAGAGGGGGTTCCTTCAGGTCGGCCCTGGAGAGCCAAGTGGCCCCCAGAAGATGAAGCACAGCAGCCATCTTTCCAGAGCTCGGAGCGGGCTGAGCTGAAGAGCCTGAGGAGGAGCACTTCTCTGAAGGAACGCAGCCGCGCGTTTACAGTTGCATCCAAATCCAATCCCGTCACCGGTCTGGGTTCGAAGGAGCGTCGTCGTCCTCCTCTCAGGTCACTGCTGGAATGGAGAGCATCATtggaggaaaagaaaacatcTGAAGGAAGTCCAAACGAAAATAACCATGAGGTCCCACAGGGGAAACAGCTgaaaaaggaagagagaaagatgCCTGAAACACCAAGTGAAGATACAGTGATCACAAGTAAGACCATCTTAGAAGAGGACACGGAGATTCCACCTGGACAAAAGAAGGAAAGCTGCAAAGAGGAACAAAATGGAAAAGTGGCAGCAGATGAGATGGCTGAGGAAAAAGCCTCCGATATGTCACCTTCCCCTTCTCCACCTCTTCTGCCAAAGCAGAACCGTGCCTCCCAGGATGTGGGCTTCTGGGAAGGGGACAAAGAAGGAAGTGATGCAGAGGAGCCGAGTCCAGAGGATATCATCAAGAAGAACCGCTGTTACGATGAGGATGAGGACTGTGAAGTTTAA